From one Humulus lupulus chromosome 8, drHumLupu1.1, whole genome shotgun sequence genomic stretch:
- the LOC133795746 gene encoding uncharacterized protein LOC133795746 — translation MSRFFNKRESLKKWIHPVGKRILQVVEKNKSIAKNCLTTRAATYQFQVDCPNNESFDVDLQKRTCSCRRFQLTGIPCGHALAAIWTSGEEIMDYIHECYKKEAFLKAYAGIIYPLPSPEQLPETGLNPIYPPFETNLPGRPKKARRRESDEPPHPQVQQKLEGLVRSTCAKSANSQATQAKHAPTQQMLR, via the coding sequence ATGAGTCGGTTTTTCAATAAGAGGGAAAGTCTGAAGAAGTGGATACATCCCGTGGGGAAAAGAATATTGCAAGTAGTGGAGAAGAACAAGAGTATTGCCAAGAATTGTCTGACTACTAGGGCTGCAACTTATCAATTTCAAGTTGACTGCCCAAATAATGAGTCATTTGATGTTGATTTGCAAAAAAGGACTTGCAGTTGCCGAAGATTTCAACTCACTGGTATCCCGTGTGGTCACGCACTGGCTGCCATATGGACAAGTGGGGAAGAGATAATGGACTATATCCATGAATGTTATAAGAAAGAGGCATTTCTGAAAGCTTATGCAGGAATCATATACCCTTTGCCAAGCCCAGAGCAGTTGCCAGAGACTGGTTTGAACCCTATATACCCACCTTTTGAAACTAATCTGCCAGGGAGACCAAAAAAGGCCAGAAGAAGAGAGTCTGATGAACCACCCCACCCCCAAGTTCAACAAAAACTCGAAGGTTTGGTCAGATCCACTTGTGCAAAAAGTGCAAACAGCCAGGCCACACAAGCAAAACATGCCCCAACCCAACAAATGCTCAGGTAA
- the LOC133795747 gene encoding uncharacterized protein LOC133795747 has protein sequence MFRRAKKLANMSLKEKDVKKLVTLDLLQMVSLVPCEQDLVVESTTGENDTPGQSNEGTEQMTDRHSPGPSPLSRRPGDLVIREPDPQRRSTIPAQPGKGKAIQVEGELSSSSDDEDEFLDQIFNADSDMFRDCVASKRKTGDGSGSMPPQKIQKVVPPSQGRQPGGPTTLPPLTPSSLPPSASLTPTHQGSSSELFRAVSDLGKGLLEDIGRDASTLQSLDSYPRLSVEVVLKRGLAQLMKSLVTIGHAQLRAVDYKELIKVQDDQLVEARSKLEQAERTIAERDESLKKQAQNNASLTTQLEKQSLDIKELVRDNERLISENEELKQEKELDLIRFEEASFDCFYKVWKLNKPLNLDCFPKEAQAEDLARCEARAAEEAANPPALAPTCSAISFRARGAAEAEEGVEQPSRGARL, from the exons atgtttaggcgggccaagaaattggctaacatgagtcttaAAGAGAAGGATGTAAAAAAGTTGGTCACGCTGGACCTTCTTCAGATGGTGAGTCTGGTGCCATGTGAGCAGGATCTggtggtggaaagtaccaccggggagaacgacACGCCTGGTCAGTCTAACGAGGGCACAGAGCAAATGACTGATCGGCATTCTCCTGGGCCTTCTCCGCTTTCCCGTAGACCTGGCGACTTAGTCATTAGAGAGCCTGATCCTCAGCGTAGATCTACTATTCCCGCTCAAcctgggaaaggaaaagctatccaggttgaaggggaacttagctcatcctcggacgacgaggatgagttccttgatcagatcttcaacgcag attcagacatgttcagagattgcgttgcttcaaagaggaaaactggtgatggaagtggctctatgcctccacagaagattcagaaggtagtaccgccaagtcaagggaggcaacctgggggaccgactacacttccgccattgaccccctcttcccttcctccttctgcgagcctaactcctactcaccagggtagttcgagtgagctttttcgtgctgttagcgacctgggcaaggggcttcttgaggatattggccgtgatgcatcgacgcttcaaagcctagactcctaccctcgacttagtgtcgaagttgtcttgaagagaggactcgctcaattgatgaag tcacttgtcaccattggtcaTGCTCAGCTTCGAGCCGTAGATTACAAGGAGCTGATCAAGGTGCaggacgatcaactggtggaggccaggtccaagctggagcaagcagagagaactatagctgaacgggacgagtctctcaaaaagcaggctcaaaacaatgcttccttgacaactcaattggagaagcaatcccttgatattaaagagttagttcgagacaatgagaggttgattagcgagaacgaagagctgaagcaagaaaaagagcttgacttgattcgctttgaggaggccagttttgactgcttctataaggtctggaagctgaacaagcctcttaaTCTTGATTGTTTCCCCAAGGAGGCCCAAGCAGAGGAtcttgccagatgtgaagcaagagccgctgaagaagctgccaacCCTCCTGCACTCGCCCCAACCTGCTCTGCTATATCATTTcgagcgagaggagcagctgAGGCAGAGGAGGGAGTCGAACAACCCTCTAGAGGAGCTCGCCTGTGA